In Ignavibacteriales bacterium, the following are encoded in one genomic region:
- a CDS encoding PA0069 family radical SAM protein, with translation MKEYSVHPNKIKGRGTALNPQNRFEKLYIEADLEADEYFDKEERITKTVYFRDNTKRMINKVESPDLGMMFSMNPYRGCEHGCIYCYARPTHEYLGFNSGLDFETKIMVKPDAPELLHNELNKKTWVANAVGMSGDTDCYQPGERRFRITRGCLEVFLKFRNPVYIITKNALVQRDIDLLKELATMNLSHVVVSITSLKPEITTVMEPRTARPQRRLDTVSRLRDNGIPVSVNVAPIIPGLTDEEVPSILKAAKEAGALTAAMTLVRLPWQNKELFIDWARREFPDRADKILNRITDIHGGKLYNSEYFKRFSGQGKWAETIKKIFRLNRAKYGLDRDVPALSREHYRKVKDQKQFGMFG, from the coding sequence ATGAAAGAATATTCAGTACATCCAAATAAAATAAAAGGAAGAGGGACGGCATTAAACCCGCAAAACAGATTCGAGAAATTATATATAGAGGCGGATCTTGAAGCTGATGAGTATTTCGATAAGGAAGAGCGCATAACCAAGACTGTATATTTTCGTGACAACACAAAGAGAATGATAAATAAAGTCGAGAGCCCGGATCTGGGGATGATGTTTAGCATGAATCCATATCGAGGATGTGAGCATGGATGCATTTATTGCTATGCGAGACCCACACATGAATATCTTGGTTTCAACAGTGGGCTTGACTTTGAAACTAAGATAATGGTCAAGCCTGACGCTCCGGAACTGCTTCACAACGAACTTAATAAAAAAACATGGGTAGCGAACGCGGTTGGAATGTCAGGAGATACGGATTGCTACCAGCCCGGCGAAAGGAGGTTCAGGATAACGAGAGGGTGTTTGGAAGTTTTTCTTAAGTTCAGAAATCCGGTTTACATCATCACAAAGAATGCGCTTGTGCAAAGAGATATAGACCTTTTAAAAGAGTTAGCCACTATGAACCTCTCACACGTTGTGGTTTCGATAACGAGTCTGAAACCGGAGATAACAACAGTAATGGAGCCAAGAACAGCCAGACCGCAAAGAAGACTGGATACGGTGAGCAGATTAAGAGATAACGGTATACCTGTTTCTGTTAATGTTGCGCCGATAATACCCGGATTAACGGATGAGGAAGTTCCTTCCATACTAAAGGCAGCTAAGGAAGCGGGGGCTTTAACAGCGGCAATGACGTTAGTGAGATTGCCATGGCAGAATAAGGAGTTGTTTATAGATTGGGCGAGAAGGGAATTTCCTGACAGGGCAGACAAGATATTGAACCGCATAACAGATATTCACGGAGGGAAGTTATATAATAGTGAATATTTTAAAAGATTTTCGGGACAGGGTAAATGGGCTGAAACAATAAAGAAAATATTCCGTCTTAATAGAGCTAAATACGGACTGGACAGGGATGTGCCTGCCCTTTCGAGGGAGCATTACAGGAAGGTTAAAGACCAGAAACAATTCGGGATGTTCGGATAG
- a CDS encoding periplasmic heavy metal sensor: MEKYVKVKIFYWVVIVLAVINLGTLAIIWFDKPQMPDFREKPFKNGGPPPGHNLTDFFKERLDWSDEQAQKFKPLTEAYERESSILFDSIRQVRKQMFDEIFTDGSKRDSLINKITELQRRIDIQRYNHFKDISDICTPEQKEKFKDVINEVFVPMRTPESDDRGPRKGPPGGMPPPK, translated from the coding sequence ATGGAAAAGTACGTAAAAGTTAAGATCTTTTATTGGGTGGTGATAGTCCTAGCAGTTATTAACCTGGGCACATTGGCTATCATATGGTTTGATAAACCTCAAATGCCGGATTTTAGAGAAAAGCCTTTTAAAAACGGAGGTCCCCCTCCCGGTCATAATCTGACGGATTTCTTTAAAGAAAGGCTTGACTGGAGTGATGAACAGGCGCAGAAGTTCAAGCCGCTAACGGAAGCATACGAGAGAGAATCATCGATATTATTTGACAGCATAAGACAGGTAAGGAAGCAGATGTTTGATGAAATATTTACTGATGGTAGTAAGAGAGACTCACTTATAAATAAAATAACAGAATTACAAAGAAGGATAGATATACAAAGATATAATCACTTTAAAGATATATCGGATATATGTACACCTGAACAGAAAGAAAAGTTTAAGGATGTAATAAATGAAGTCTTTGTGCCAATGAGAACACCTGAATCTGATGATAGAGGACCCCGGAAGGGACCTCCAGGTGGGATGCCGCCCCCGAAGTAA
- a CDS encoding Lrp/AsnC family transcriptional regulator, translating to MTELQKDAHIKKNVLAEIVGLSLPSTNDRILRLESHGYITSYTTVLNHKKLKYDITCFIFVKSESSKHFSSIIQNALKEKEVLECHSVTGEGSHILKIRTQNTTTLEKLLARIQAWPGVTATTSSIVLSTHKETTNIYLNNKNQS from the coding sequence ATGACCGAGCTCCAAAAGGATGCCCATATAAAAAAGAATGTTCTTGCAGAGATAGTAGGTCTGTCACTTCCCTCCACAAACGACAGGATCCTGAGACTCGAATCACACGGTTACATCACTTCATATACGACAGTTCTCAACCATAAGAAACTTAAGTACGACATCACGTGCTTTATTTTTGTAAAGAGCGAATCATCGAAGCATTTTTCGAGCATCATACAGAATGCACTTAAAGAAAAAGAAGTGCTCGAATGTCATTCGGTGACCGGTGAGGGTTCACATATTTTAAAGATCCGTACGCAGAACACCACGACCCTGGAGAAGCTATTAGCCAGGATACAGGCATGGCCCGGTGTCACAGCAACGACATCCAGTATCGTTCTTTCAACTCACAAAGAAACAACGAATATTTACCTTAATAATAAAAACCAATCATAA
- a CDS encoding T9SS type A sorting domain-containing protein: MKRRDLLKGLGLVGLGTMLPLVNTEKAISKAMNAMGKTGAVDTCWLTPALTEGPYYINPNLFRQDITEGRPGMPLHMKINVINYNCDPVSGVLVDVWHADKDGNYSGFNGFVGQTFMRGIQPTNSQGLAEFDTVYPGWYQGRATHIHFKVRLTASTYVTSQFCFPDETNNTVYATPEYVGRGPNPTTNAADSIFHEALPQYLVMTATPNGNGGYDGEYTIGIDSPTSIGDPEVQPNEFALKQNYPNPFNPSTVIPYQIAQNSDVQLIIYNTMGQKVRTLVNQRQNAGSYEIKFNANGLSSGYYFYKLIAGGFVQTKEMLLIK, from the coding sequence ATGAAAAGACGAGATCTTTTAAAAGGACTGGGCTTAGTTGGACTTGGGACAATGCTTCCTCTTGTTAACACTGAAAAAGCCATTAGTAAAGCGATGAATGCTATGGGGAAAACAGGTGCCGTTGATACTTGCTGGCTCACACCGGCGTTGACGGAGGGTCCTTATTATATTAACCCAAACCTATTCAGGCAAGATATAACCGAGGGCAGACCGGGTATGCCACTTCACATGAAGATAAACGTGATCAATTACAATTGTGATCCAGTATCAGGAGTGTTGGTCGATGTGTGGCATGCCGATAAAGACGGTAACTACTCGGGATTTAACGGTTTTGTAGGGCAGACTTTTATGAGAGGTATACAGCCTACTAACTCGCAAGGTCTGGCAGAGTTCGATACAGTATACCCGGGATGGTACCAGGGAAGAGCAACGCACATTCACTTCAAGGTAAGGCTTACCGCATCGACATATGTAACATCCCAGTTCTGTTTCCCGGATGAAACAAACAACACGGTATATGCTACGCCGGAATATGTTGGGAGAGGTCCTAACCCGACGACAAACGCGGCAGACAGCATCTTCCACGAAGCGCTTCCTCAATACTTAGTGATGACAGCGACACCAAATGGCAATGGCGGATACGACGGTGAATATACAATCGGGATAGATTCTCCGACCTCGATAGGCGATCCGGAAGTTCAGCCTAATGAATTTGCATTAAAGCAAAACTATCCAAACCCATTCAATCCATCAACGGTGATCCCATACCAGATTGCGCAAAACAGTGACGTACAGCTTATTATTTACAATACAATGGGACAGAAGGTGAGGACACTTGTTAATCAGAGGCAGAATGCCGGTTCTTACGAGATAAAATTCAATGCGAACGGATTGAGCAGCGGATATTATTTTTATAAGCTGATCGCAGGAGGTTTTGTGCAAACGAAAGAAATGCTCCTAATTAAATGA
- a CDS encoding ATP-binding protein, translating into MSLTVYINSFSYIKSQIPPDTTGNGGGFVFDCRFINNPGRQEEFKLKTGLEEDVIKFIQTQTEMDKFLESVYEMIDPAIENYMERDFTSLLVSFGCTGGQHRSVYAAERLREHINSKYPNVKTELKHIELEKM; encoded by the coding sequence ATGTCTTTAACCGTTTATATCAATTCATTTTCATACATAAAATCGCAGATCCCGCCTGATACAACTGGAAACGGAGGCGGTTTCGTGTTCGACTGCAGGTTTATTAATAACCCGGGAAGGCAAGAGGAGTTCAAATTAAAAACCGGTCTCGAAGAAGATGTCATTAAGTTTATTCAGACGCAGACAGAAATGGATAAATTCCTCGAAAGTGTGTATGAGATGATCGATCCGGCAATCGAGAATTATATGGAGCGGGATTTTACAAGTTTATTGGTAAGTTTCGGATGCACGGGAGGTCAGCACAGATCAGTTTACGCGGCGGAGAGGCTTAGGGAACACATAAATTCAAAATATCCAAACGTAAAAACAGAATTAAAGCATATAGAATTAGAAAAAATGTAA
- a CDS encoding MFS transporter — MSASQTLKFNRPRLEKYTFRLHLISQILNGISFGTFLLMDVILKKSLGGSDFQVTVLIFLTSTAFLFSIYGAELINRVHNQQRTILWLGFASKFFLFIIPLYETPNYFIFCIAVMSFIDSMIKPVWNVVIKHNYSPEKRSSLYSYASSLYTLALLITTTSLGFLLDINYEVYKIFYPLAGVVDMIAFYNLAKLIKLDNEIEPKNRVRLALNFSVKLVKDIIILPIRNMLRIFNQSKGFLRFEIYFFLYGMAFMMIQAVLPIFLVEDLALDYTPISLAKGFMVHSAIVLFTPLMGKLMGSRNPAKFTGVSFMTLVLFPILLLIIKYFHLIHIREDILLYVTFFIFGISMSGVTLSWNLGSIYYAPHSEVSNYQAVHITLTGLRGLFSPFLGYLILKLISIEATFIFAALLFFSGGVLMVSESRKGK; from the coding sequence TTGAGCGCATCTCAGACCCTCAAATTTAACCGACCCCGCTTAGAGAAATACACATTTCGTCTACATCTTATATCGCAGATCTTAAACGGCATTTCCTTCGGTACATTCCTGCTGATGGATGTCATTTTAAAGAAGTCACTCGGAGGAAGCGACTTCCAGGTAACCGTATTGATCTTTCTGACGAGTACGGCTTTCCTGTTTTCTATATATGGCGCTGAGCTCATCAACCGTGTTCATAATCAACAGCGTACAATCTTATGGCTGGGATTCGCGAGCAAGTTCTTTTTGTTCATCATACCTCTATATGAAACACCTAATTATTTCATTTTCTGTATAGCCGTCATGAGTTTCATAGACTCGATGATAAAACCTGTGTGGAACGTTGTTATCAAACATAATTATTCCCCGGAAAAAAGAAGTTCGCTTTATTCTTACGCCTCGAGCCTTTACACACTTGCTTTACTGATCACTACTACCTCACTTGGCTTTCTGCTTGATATAAATTATGAGGTGTATAAAATATTTTATCCTCTTGCGGGTGTAGTGGATATGATTGCGTTTTACAATCTTGCGAAGCTCATAAAGCTAGACAATGAGATCGAACCCAAAAACCGCGTACGCCTGGCTCTGAATTTCTCCGTCAAACTGGTTAAAGATATAATAATCCTACCCATAAGGAACATGCTGAGGATATTTAACCAGAGTAAAGGTTTCCTTAGATTTGAAATATATTTCTTTCTTTACGGTATGGCCTTTATGATGATACAGGCCGTCCTGCCGATATTCCTGGTAGAAGACCTTGCACTCGATTATACACCCATTTCACTGGCGAAAGGATTCATGGTACACTCCGCGATAGTATTGTTCACTCCACTAATGGGTAAACTCATGGGTTCGAGAAATCCGGCTAAGTTTACAGGCGTATCGTTTATGACACTCGTACTTTTTCCTATTTTACTACTGATTATAAAGTATTTCCACCTGATTCATATCAGGGAGGATATATTGTTGTATGTAACGTTCTTTATTTTTGGAATTAGTATGAGTGGAGTAACGCTTTCCTGGAATCTCGGTTCTATATATTATGCTCCGCATTCGGAGGTGTCTAATTACCAGGCTGTTCACATTACTTTGACAGGCTTAAGAGGATTATTCAGTCCATTCCTTGGCTATCTTATATTAAAGCTTATTTCTATAGAGGCAACATTCATTTTCGCAGCGTTACTTTTCTTTTCAGGAGGTGTACTAATGGTAAGTGAATCAAGAAAAGGGAAATAA
- the glnA gene encoding type I glutamate--ammonia ligase, which produces MAKKNQIDAEKDKLKAINDVFKLAKEKEVKMVDLRFTDLPGQWQHFSIPIDKLEQESFYEGFGFDGSSIRGWKSINESDMLVIPDPTTAHIDPFIKSTSLVMICDITDCDKNPYDHDPRYIAKQAQKYLESTGIADTAYFGPEAEFFILDHVAYNVNEYSSWYRLDSVEGFWNTGSEKEVNLGHKIRQKEGYFPVPPSDSMNDVRNLMVDYLMEVGMDVETQHHEVATAGQSEIDIKYGKMLDMVDQMQWFKYIIKNTARLVGKTATFMPKPIFGDNGSGMHTHISLWKGGKPLFAGNEYAGLSEMGLYFIGGLLKHASSILAFSNPTTNSYKRLVPGYEAPVTLAYSKANRSAAVRIPMYSNNPKAKRVEFRCPDGTANPYLAFAAMLMAGLDGIENKIHPGDPLDRNLYDMPLDEYMKLNHAPETFRLALYNLKKDHGFLTKGGVFSEELIETYVKYKIENEVNQVQLRPHPYEFHLYYEV; this is translated from the coding sequence ATGGCAAAAAAGAACCAAATCGATGCAGAAAAGGACAAATTGAAAGCCATCAATGACGTCTTTAAGCTGGCGAAAGAAAAGGAAGTAAAGATGGTGGACCTCCGCTTTACAGACTTGCCGGGACAATGGCAACATTTTTCAATTCCAATCGACAAGCTCGAGCAGGAGAGTTTCTATGAGGGATTCGGCTTTGACGGCTCCTCGATCAGAGGTTGGAAGTCAATCAACGAATCCGACATGCTTGTAATACCCGACCCGACCACTGCACATATAGATCCGTTCATTAAATCTACATCACTGGTCATGATCTGCGACATTACCGATTGTGATAAAAATCCTTATGATCATGATCCCCGGTATATTGCAAAGCAGGCGCAGAAGTATCTGGAATCTACCGGCATAGCAGACACGGCATACTTCGGACCGGAAGCAGAGTTTTTTATTCTCGACCACGTAGCATATAACGTGAATGAATACTCTAGCTGGTATAGGCTGGATTCAGTAGAGGGATTCTGGAATACCGGAAGTGAGAAGGAAGTAAACCTGGGTCACAAGATCAGACAGAAAGAGGGATACTTCCCGGTACCCCCGTCGGATTCAATGAATGACGTCAGGAACCTGATGGTTGATTACCTGATGGAAGTCGGAATGGACGTGGAGACTCAACACCACGAAGTTGCCACAGCAGGTCAGTCTGAAATTGATATTAAGTACGGCAAGATGCTGGATATGGTAGATCAGATGCAGTGGTTTAAATACATAATAAAGAACACGGCAAGGTTAGTCGGTAAGACAGCCACATTTATGCCAAAACCGATATTCGGTGATAATGGAAGCGGTATGCATACACACATTAGTCTTTGGAAGGGCGGAAAGCCTCTCTTTGCCGGGAATGAGTATGCAGGGCTTAGTGAGATGGGATTGTATTTTATTGGAGGTCTTTTAAAACATGCTTCTTCGATACTGGCATTTTCAAATCCGACGACAAATTCTTATAAGAGGCTGGTACCCGGTTACGAAGCTCCTGTTACGCTGGCATATTCGAAAGCAAACAGAAGCGCGGCAGTAAGAATACCAATGTATTCAAATAATCCAAAAGCAAAGAGAGTGGAATTCAGATGCCCGGACGGTACTGCAAACCCGTATCTTGCTTTTGCGGCAATGCTAATGGCTGGACTTGATGGTATTGAGAACAAGATACACCCGGGTGATCCGCTGGACAGAAATCTCTATGACATGCCGCTCGACGAATATATGAAGCTGAACCATGCACCTGAGACATTCCGCCTGGCGCTGTATAATCTGAAAAAAGACCATGGATTTTTGACTAAAGGCGGTGTATTTTCTGAAGAATTGATAGAGACGTATGTAAAATATAAAATAGAGAATGAGGTAAACCAGGTTCAGCTGAGACCTCATCCTTATGAATTCCATCTTTACTATGAAGTTTAA
- a CDS encoding RNA polymerase sigma factor produces the protein MNRDKVKDISFKEIVDDHQKKVINICYRFTSNIHDAEDISQEVFIEVYHSLNKFRSESKLSTWIYRIAVNKSLDFIKSKKRKKRFSFGKQADEEVLANIPANEPDPATLFDDDLRRKILKKVLGELPDKQRIAITLNKFEGMSNSEIAEILKVQVNAVDSLIFRAKQNLQKKLYNFYRNYK, from the coding sequence GTGAACAGGGATAAAGTAAAGGATATTAGTTTTAAGGAGATAGTCGATGATCATCAGAAGAAAGTCATCAATATCTGCTATCGTTTCACCTCTAACATACATGATGCAGAGGACATATCGCAGGAAGTTTTTATCGAAGTATATCATTCCCTGAATAAATTTAGATCTGAATCAAAACTTTCAACATGGATATATAGAATTGCTGTTAACAAATCGCTTGATTTTATAAAAAGTAAAAAACGTAAGAAGAGATTCTCATTCGGCAAACAGGCTGATGAGGAAGTATTAGCTAACATTCCCGCCAATGAGCCTGACCCGGCTACACTTTTCGATGATGACCTGCGGAGAAAGATCTTAAAGAAAGTATTGGGTGAACTTCCTGATAAACAAAGGATAGCTATAACATTAAACAAATTCGAGGGTATGAGCAATAGCGAGATTGCCGAGATATTAAAGGTTCAGGTGAATGCGGTAGATTCATTAATATTTAGGGCAAAACAAAATCTTCAAAAAAAGCTCTATAATTTTTATAGAAATTACAAATAA
- a CDS encoding DUF4349 domain-containing protein: MKKAKNFKAVLFLILGFIILNGCMDKSGNKDTENQPPMTYNTDGTSNMDVAGDKERTVYKKTSLTSENQQDETEIPTQQQQRLIIRTGTMNLEVETYGEAETKINDLVKNLNGYTSASSSSLNAAGKKQGSITIKVPAEKFDELVAKLGEIGTIASQNISSNDVTEEYIDLEARLKTERELEQRLISLLDTKAGSLSDIIEIEGKLATVRQKIESVEGRMKFLRTQAAYSTLTVSVFEPSLLDTSSGGGFFYEIGQAFKQGLEGFTDVLKAIIVVAIALLPLLVFLAIVVYIVIRIIKWYSKRKGSKAVVSKA; this comes from the coding sequence ATGAAAAAAGCAAAGAATTTCAAAGCGGTGTTATTTCTTATTCTCGGATTTATAATACTGAATGGATGCATGGATAAATCCGGAAATAAGGATACGGAGAATCAGCCTCCGATGACATACAATACGGACGGTACATCGAACATGGATGTAGCCGGCGACAAGGAAAGGACGGTTTACAAAAAAACGAGCCTGACATCCGAAAATCAGCAGGATGAAACAGAGATACCTACACAACAACAGCAAAGGCTCATTATCCGAACGGGAACAATGAATCTTGAGGTCGAAACTTACGGTGAGGCGGAAACAAAGATCAATGATCTTGTGAAAAATTTGAACGGGTATACATCTGCCTCGAGCTCGAGCCTAAATGCGGCAGGGAAAAAACAGGGATCGATCACGATAAAAGTACCGGCAGAGAAATTTGACGAGCTGGTTGCAAAGCTAGGCGAGATAGGCACAATAGCTTCACAAAATATTTCATCGAATGATGTAACCGAAGAGTACATAGATCTCGAAGCGCGGTTAAAAACAGAGAGGGAGCTGGAGCAAAGATTGATATCGCTTCTCGATACTAAAGCAGGTTCGCTTTCCGATATAATCGAGATAGAAGGAAAGCTGGCTACAGTCAGGCAGAAAATTGAAAGCGTCGAGGGCAGGATGAAATTTCTCAGGACCCAGGCGGCATATTCCACACTTACAGTTTCTGTATTCGAGCCATCACTCCTCGATACATCATCGGGCGGAGGATTCTTTTACGAGATAGGACAGGCATTCAAGCAAGGTCTGGAAGGATTCACGGATGTATTGAAGGCAATTATTGTAGTTGCTATTGCTTTACTGCCGTTGCTGGTATTCCTGGCGATCGTAGTATACATTGTAATACGGATCATTAAGTGGTACTCGAAAAGAAAAGGTTCAAAAGCAGTTGTGAGCAAAGCATAA
- a CDS encoding TonB-dependent receptor: MKLLLPFALLILCVNFSFAQDENVADSTYSIQTIEVDALKGVKGTTPITLENIDRKKIDDFYWMEDLPMFLNGNTSINAYSESGASVGYSYFTIRGFDQRRISILIDGIPQNDPEDHQVYWVDVSDLTASVQDIQIQRGIGTALYGSSSIGGVVSIETINPFKNRFLKTTGGYGDYNSKRYSLEFSSGPINEEYGLYGKFTKINTDGYRDLSWSDHWSYFLSGEKMFGSKAVLKLTTYGGPIQNHLAYLGVTKEYLDGEVTGDQRVDRRYNFLDFPNETDNYNQPHYEAVFNIQPNKNLFISNTLSYIKGNGYFITNFPTYYGYDFDYFRLQTFFTTDSNTYNPDYYRRNPDGTLYFQPGQGYEIVRSNMVTNLWVNNDTYGWFPKMKLTHLKGKGDLVFGGEIRYHKSEHYGEVTFGDVLPPGTPDDYLYYFYNGGKNTYSVYANEIYRATDKLTGMVGLQYVYHRYKIENDRFKPYDFDVSYSFFTPRFGVNYAFNDMLRVFGNFSIAKREPRLKDIYDGENPYSTPNFRIVDPATNTYEDPLINPEEMNDYELGFGLTMNELKADLNFYLMDFSNEIVNNGQLDNVGQPIVGNAGKSIHRGIELQFAYQPFKRMFGERSLGPLKVEGNLNLSDNYFTEYVEVLGADSLGNIIYGNDYSDNQILLNPRIIANLSLDYFAPSGIGAYIAVQHIGKQYLDNSENEKKNPSAVTQPGYVDKVIEPYTVFNAGVSVDLVTLVGSKKFGNILSQLQANFRINNIFDVLYETSGNVDSYGTPYWIPAAERNFYIDLKVGF, from the coding sequence ATGAAATTACTTTTACCATTTGCTCTTTTAATCTTATGTGTAAACTTTTCTTTTGCACAGGATGAAAATGTTGCCGATTCAACATATTCCATTCAGACAATTGAGGTGGATGCTTTAAAAGGAGTGAAAGGCACCACACCAATCACGCTGGAAAACATCGATAGAAAAAAGATCGATGACTTTTACTGGATGGAAGATCTTCCGATGTTCCTCAATGGTAACACAAGCATCAATGCGTATTCTGAATCCGGCGCATCGGTTGGCTATTCCTATTTTACTATCCGTGGTTTTGACCAGCGAAGGATCTCTATCCTCATCGACGGTATTCCGCAAAATGATCCCGAAGATCACCAGGTTTACTGGGTTGATGTTTCAGATCTTACCGCTTCCGTGCAGGACATACAGATACAAAGAGGGATCGGAACAGCGCTTTACGGCTCATCATCTATTGGCGGAGTAGTAAGCATCGAAACAATTAATCCGTTCAAAAACCGCTTCCTTAAAACCACAGGTGGTTATGGTGATTATAACTCAAAAAGGTACTCGCTGGAATTTTCCTCCGGGCCAATCAATGAGGAGTATGGGTTGTATGGGAAATTTACGAAGATAAATACAGACGGCTACCGTGACCTTTCCTGGTCTGACCACTGGTCATATTTCCTCAGCGGAGAAAAAATGTTCGGGAGCAAAGCCGTACTCAAACTCACAACATATGGTGGACCTATACAAAACCACCTGGCATATCTTGGTGTGACTAAGGAATACCTCGACGGTGAAGTAACCGGAGATCAACGTGTCGATAGGAGGTACAATTTCCTCGATTTCCCAAACGAAACCGATAACTATAATCAGCCCCATTACGAAGCAGTTTTTAATATTCAACCGAACAAAAATCTGTTCATTTCCAACACGCTCAGTTATATAAAAGGAAACGGATACTTCATTACAAACTTTCCGACATATTACGGCTATGATTTCGATTATTTCAGGCTTCAGACATTCTTTACAACCGACAGTAATACATATAATCCTGATTATTATAGACGAAACCCCGACGGTACGTTATACTTTCAGCCGGGACAGGGGTATGAGATCGTGAGGAGCAACATGGTTACTAATCTCTGGGTGAATAACGATACATATGGGTGGTTTCCTAAAATGAAACTTACACATTTAAAAGGCAAAGGCGATCTGGTATTCGGAGGTGAGATACGCTATCATAAATCCGAACACTACGGGGAAGTAACATTCGGTGACGTACTTCCACCCGGGACACCGGATGACTATCTTTATTACTTTTACAATGGCGGGAAAAACACATACTCGGTTTATGCAAACGAGATCTACCGCGCAACCGACAAACTGACCGGTATGGTCGGATTGCAATACGTCTATCATAGATATAAGATTGAAAATGACAGGTTCAAACCGTATGATTTTGATGTAAGCTACAGCTTCTTCACTCCCCGCTTTGGTGTCAATTATGCTTTTAATGATATGCTAAGAGTGTTTGGTAATTTTTCGATCGCAAAAAGAGAACCGAGACTCAAGGACATCTATGATGGGGAAAATCCTTACAGTACTCCGAATTTCAGAATAGTCGACCCGGCTACAAATACCTACGAGGACCCTTTAATAAATCCAGAAGAAATGAATGATTATGAGCTTGGATTTGGTTTGACTATGAATGAACTAAAAGCCGACCTTAATTTTTATCTCATGGACTTCAGCAACGAGATAGTAAATAACGGACAGCTAGATAATGTCGGGCAGCCCATTGTGGGAAACGCTGGAAAATCCATCCACAGGGGTATCGAACTCCAGTTTGCCTATCAGCCGTTCAAAAGAATGTTCGGAGAAAGATCTCTCGGACCGTTGAAGGTAGAAGGAAATCTGAATCTGTCCGATAATTATTTCACCGAGTATGTGGAAGTACTCGGAGCGGATTCGTTAGGAAATATTATTTACGGAAACGATTACTCTGATAATCAAATATTACTGAATCCACGCATCATTGCTAACCTTTCGCTGGACTATTTCGCTCCGTCGGGCATAGGGGCTTATATTGCAGTACAGCACATTGGAAAGCAGTATCTTGACAATTCCGAAAACGAGAAAAAAAATCCATCTGCTGTAACCCAACCCGGTTATGTAGATAAAGTGATTGAACCTTACACAGTATTTAACGCTGGTGTATCGGTTGATTTAGTAACATTAGTCGGGAGTAAGAAGTTTGGAAACATTCTTTCCCAGCTCCAGGCTAATTTCAGGATAAATAATATTTTCGATGTGTTGTACGAAACTTCCGGAAACGTCGACAGCTACGGGACACCCTACTGGATCCCCGCAGCAGAAAGAAACTTTTACATAGATCTAAAAGTAGGATTCTAA